One Sulfuriferula thiophila DNA window includes the following coding sequences:
- a CDS encoding PhnD/SsuA/transferrin family substrate-binding protein encodes MNRRLFLQTLIGATVVANQSAQALLLSGQGDLIVSIYPGTGAAEIDLHLFKTFTQPLSTALSNKLGKKVYTEPYRNFSLINNAIKDNRTDVLFVPPIVAIHAMQYGYQPLVRVKDLATGVLVKRKGQHVTRIGITEPDSWLGAMGRNVIAEHQLGTPAMLETVKTQDAVVYLLEQKAVQAGVLRTEKASKLIATGEYEAWDPLPVSPDFTVLIHQKLAANYAETVRQTMLTLPAAVTSSLQEAIHVPIKQFVTCSKQDYAVLAKAIGEKLPA; translated from the coding sequence ATGAATAGACGTTTATTTTTGCAAACATTGATTGGGGCAACTGTGGTTGCTAATCAATCTGCTCAGGCCTTGTTGTTATCAGGGCAAGGGGATTTGATTGTCTCCATTTACCCTGGAACCGGGGCTGCCGAGATTGATTTGCATTTGTTCAAAACGTTTACACAACCACTCTCTACAGCTTTGAGCAACAAACTTGGTAAAAAAGTCTACACCGAACCTTACCGCAATTTTTCGCTGATCAATAACGCAATTAAAGATAATCGCACCGATGTATTGTTTGTTCCCCCGATTGTTGCCATACATGCAATGCAATATGGTTATCAGCCTCTGGTGCGCGTCAAGGATTTGGCAACCGGTGTGCTGGTTAAACGCAAAGGGCAGCATGTGACGCGTATAGGTATCACCGAGCCGGATTCATGGCTAGGTGCCATGGGGCGCAATGTGATTGCCGAGCATCAGCTGGGTACGCCTGCGATGCTGGAAACGGTAAAAACGCAGGATGCGGTTGTTTATTTGCTGGAACAAAAAGCGGTGCAAGCCGGAGTGCTGCGTACCGAAAAAGCGAGCAAGCTGATAGCGACCGGTGAGTATGAAGCCTGGGATCCTTTACCGGTATCCCCTGATTTTACGGTGCTGATCCATCAGAAATTAGCTGCAAATTATGCCGAGACTGTGCGGCAAACCATGCTGACGCTGCCTGCTGCTGTGACTAGCAGCCTGCAGGAAGCGATACACGTGCCGATTAAACAGTTTGTGACGTGTAGCAAACAGGATTATGCGGTTCTGGCAAAGGCAATCGGGGAAAAATTGCCGGCGTAG
- a CDS encoding phosphate/phosphite/phosphonate ABC transporter substrate-binding protein, with the protein MNRRRFVQVLLGTSLLSSYAAQALMLEGNGDFIMAIFPGTGAKDIDSRLFADYTHPLTAALAAKVGHKVYAESYRSFSLIKNVIDNGRADLLLVPPTLAVVAMQHGYEPVVRSKDYLSGVMIKRKGETVKRIAMTGADSWPGLMGRYLLAERKLGPSSMIESVKNQEAVVFLLEQKAVQAGVLATYKANAMIATGQYEAWYPLTSTPGFTLLLHNKLMAKYAEPVSQTMLSLSAPAIDGLQTLIPATIKQFVPCGRQDYEILKKIVAAT; encoded by the coding sequence ATGAATCGTCGAAGATTTGTACAGGTTTTATTGGGCACATCTTTGCTATCCAGTTATGCTGCTCAGGCATTAATGCTGGAGGGGAACGGGGATTTTATCATGGCTATTTTCCCGGGGACTGGGGCCAAGGATATCGATTCCCGGCTGTTTGCGGATTATACCCATCCATTGACAGCGGCACTTGCTGCGAAAGTGGGGCATAAAGTTTATGCCGAGTCGTACCGTAGCTTTTCTTTAATTAAAAATGTAATTGATAATGGTCGGGCCGATTTGTTACTGGTTCCACCAACGCTGGCAGTTGTTGCCATGCAGCATGGATATGAACCCGTAGTGCGTTCCAAGGATTATTTAAGCGGTGTGATGATTAAACGCAAAGGTGAAACGGTTAAGCGTATTGCGATGACGGGGGCAGATTCCTGGCCGGGCCTGATGGGGCGTTATTTACTTGCAGAGCGCAAACTCGGCCCGTCATCGATGATAGAGTCCGTTAAAAATCAGGAAGCGGTAGTGTTTTTGCTTGAACAAAAAGCTGTACAAGCGGGCGTGCTGGCAACCTATAAAGCGAATGCCATGATCGCGACCGGTCAATATGAGGCTTGGTATCCGCTCACCAGCACGCCTGGATTTACGCTGCTGTTGCATAATAAACTGATGGCGAAATATGCAGAGCCGGTCAGTCAGACCATGTTGTCTCTTTCCGCGCCGGCTATTGATGGTTTACAAACTTTGATTCCCGCTACAATCAAGCAATTTGTACCCTGCGGCAGGCAGGATTATGAAATTTTGAAAAAAATAGTCGCTGCGACTTAA
- a CDS encoding efflux transporter outer membrane subunit yields MNLSRLVIATGLLTTLSACSVGPRYTAPQPKLSATWQAPLPHEGKLTQLTEWWGSFNDPTLTQLIQTSEQSSPTLTQAVARIKQARASWDSTAASLYPSVDLNAKSTRSKSNPFGSQVFLQTASSLSLDAAWEIDLFGASRRARESALAHITARQADWHDARVSLAAEVANSYLNLRACEIATDSADRDWHSRQHTAALTQLKVTELFLPASDSTLTRAYASDAHNRLLNQQAECELNIKALVALTGIEETTLRQQLAPRHAQLPTSPLLNISSVPADLLRQRPDLAAAERDLAAAMADAGLAEANRYLRLSLTGSIGVSLLNLNGVSSQTDTWSFGPALTIPLFDAGKRRANAQLALAKYDEARAGYELKVRNAVKETEQALVRLDSTRQRMLDAQSSVTDFKAAWQAMNQRYQAGTTSLLEVEDSARNLITAENTLTTLQRDQLTASISLYKAMGGGYEIINNHD; encoded by the coding sequence ATGAATCTAAGCAGATTAGTTATTGCAACCGGCTTACTGACGACATTATCTGCATGCAGTGTCGGCCCCCGCTACACGGCACCGCAACCGAAACTATCGGCTACCTGGCAGGCACCCTTGCCACATGAAGGCAAACTGACTCAACTAACTGAATGGTGGGGTAGTTTTAATGACCCGACACTCACGCAACTCATCCAGACGTCCGAACAATCCAGCCCTACCCTGACCCAAGCGGTCGCCCGCATCAAGCAGGCCCGTGCCAGTTGGGATAGCACAGCAGCATCGCTCTACCCCAGCGTTGACCTCAATGCCAAATCCACGCGAAGCAAAAGCAACCCGTTTGGCAGCCAGGTATTTCTGCAGACTGCGAGCAGCCTCAGCCTGGATGCCGCATGGGAAATTGACTTGTTTGGTGCCAGCCGCCGCGCCCGCGAATCAGCGCTTGCTCACATTACCGCTCGCCAGGCCGACTGGCATGATGCGCGGGTGAGCCTGGCCGCCGAAGTTGCCAATAGCTATCTCAACCTGCGTGCCTGCGAAATAGCGACTGACAGCGCAGATCGCGACTGGCATTCACGCCAGCATACTGCGGCGCTCACCCAGCTTAAAGTGACTGAGCTATTTCTTCCGGCCAGCGACAGCACGCTCACCCGGGCGTATGCCAGCGATGCCCATAACCGCCTGCTTAATCAGCAAGCCGAATGCGAACTGAACATCAAAGCGCTGGTCGCCTTGACTGGTATAGAAGAAACCACCCTGCGCCAGCAACTCGCACCACGCCATGCGCAGTTGCCAACCTCGCCCCTGCTCAACATCAGCAGCGTCCCTGCTGACCTGTTACGCCAACGCCCCGACCTGGCCGCTGCCGAGCGTGATCTGGCTGCTGCGATGGCGGATGCCGGGCTGGCTGAAGCCAACCGCTATCTGCGCTTATCACTGACTGGCTCTATCGGCGTTTCACTGCTTAATCTCAACGGCGTCAGTAGCCAGACGGATACCTGGTCGTTTGGCCCGGCCCTGACTATCCCGCTGTTCGATGCCGGCAAGCGCCGCGCCAATGCGCAGCTTGCGCTCGCCAAATATGACGAAGCGCGTGCGGGTTACGAGCTGAAAGTGCGTAATGCGGTAAAAGAAACCGAACAGGCACTGGTCAGGCTCGACAGCACCCGCCAGCGCATGCTGGATGCGCAGTCCAGCGTGACTGACTTTAAAGCCGCCTGGCAGGCCATGAACCAGCGTTATCAAGCCGGCACCACCAGCCTGCTGGAAGTCGAAGACAGCGCACGCAACCTGATCACCGCTGAAAACACGTTAACCACACTGCAACGCGACCAGCTTACCGCCAGCATCAGCTTATACAAAGCCATGGGCGGCGGGTACGAGATAATAAACAACCATGACTAA
- a CDS encoding efflux RND transporter periplasmic adaptor subunit, which translates to MTKPLKITLVLVAILAVAALVISRKPKPAAPATAAAKPALTVTVTHASQQNWPITIHADGNIAAWQEASIGTETGGLKLASVNVNVGDQVKRGQVLAQFSDDTLQADISQQRASQAEAAAALMEATTNAERAQALSGTGAMSAQQIAQYKTAALTAKARLDAANALLNRQQLNLQKARITAPDDGVISARTATVGAVIQAGQSLFSLIRQNRLEWRAELTAEQLTRIRPGQAARIQLPDGATITGKVRIVAPSLDMQTRTGIVYVDLPARSAARAGMFVKGSFQLGSAAGLSLPASAITERDGYSYVYRLSPDAHALLTRIKAGQHSDNQVEILSGITGQDAIISDGVGFLNDGDLVKVAVSGSAK; encoded by the coding sequence ATGACTAAACCACTCAAAATCACACTGGTTCTTGTAGCCATTCTTGCCGTAGCGGCACTCGTTATCAGCCGCAAGCCAAAACCGGCAGCGCCTGCAACGGCAGCCGCCAAACCCGCGCTTACCGTCACGGTTACCCATGCCAGCCAGCAAAACTGGCCCATTACCATCCATGCTGATGGCAATATCGCTGCATGGCAGGAGGCCAGCATCGGCACCGAAACCGGCGGGCTGAAATTGGCCAGTGTCAATGTCAACGTAGGTGATCAGGTCAAGCGTGGCCAGGTACTCGCTCAATTCAGCGACGACACCCTGCAGGCGGACATCTCCCAGCAGCGTGCCAGTCAGGCCGAGGCCGCTGCCGCCTTGATGGAAGCCACTACCAATGCCGAACGGGCGCAAGCCTTAAGTGGCACCGGCGCAATGAGCGCGCAACAGATTGCCCAGTACAAAACCGCAGCACTCACTGCCAAGGCCCGTCTGGATGCCGCCAACGCACTATTAAACCGGCAACAGCTCAACCTGCAGAAAGCCCGCATCACCGCGCCTGATGATGGCGTCATCTCTGCACGCACTGCTACGGTGGGTGCCGTCATTCAGGCCGGCCAGTCCTTATTCAGCCTGATCCGGCAAAACCGGCTGGAATGGCGTGCCGAGCTGACTGCGGAGCAACTGACCCGCATTCGCCCCGGACAGGCAGCTCGCATCCAATTACCGGATGGCGCAACTATTACCGGCAAAGTGCGTATCGTTGCACCCAGTCTGGACATGCAAACCCGCACCGGCATTGTTTATGTCGATCTGCCAGCCAGATCCGCTGCACGCGCGGGCATGTTCGTCAAAGGATCATTCCAACTCGGCAGCGCAGCCGGCTTGAGCTTGCCAGCCAGCGCCATCACCGAGCGCGATGGTTACAGTTATGTGTACCGCTTGAGTCCTGATGCACATGCACTGCTGACGCGCATCAAAGCCGGGCAACACAGCGACAATCAAGTAGAAATACTCAGTGGCATCACCGGGCAAGACGCTATTATTAGCGATGGTGTCGGCTTCCTGAACGATGGCGACCTGGTCAAAGTTGCCGTGAGTGGCAGCGCCAAATGA